In Magnetospirillum sp. XM-1, a single window of DNA contains:
- the bcrB gene encoding benzoyl-CoA reductase subunit B, whose amino-acid sequence MSADVIKEMSMVKQKAMIARNYDLLTSTQDHGRKVVSTFVPGNLNELIMSFGMLNNLPEINAIQGGMRKLSGAYIMDAEKNGHSEDVCTYVKADIGMMGRGNLAPNGQPFPAPDMLLLSYTGCYTFMKWFELLREEYKCPTAMLHVPYEGDGHSTRNMRDYIVKQLKEVVIPTMEQVSGVKFDIDRLRECLKLSAKAEEDLVWVLQSAKNKPSPIDAYFGAVYYVGPIFTAFRGTQDAVEFYQILRAEIEDRIRQGKGPITPEGEMGPERYRLVTEGPPNWTHFREFWKMLYDEGAVAVASSYTKVGGVYDYDGFRHDPDHPLESLADYCLGCYTNRNLPERIDMLSKYVQDYEADGLLINSIKSCNSFAAGQLMIMKEVEKRTGKPGAFVETDLVDPRYFSAANVKNRLESYFQMIEQKRRGGGSVPLAAAQ is encoded by the coding sequence ATGAGCGCCGATGTCATCAAGGAAATGTCCATGGTCAAGCAGAAGGCGATGATCGCCCGCAACTATGACCTGCTGACCAGTACCCAGGACCACGGCCGCAAGGTGGTTTCCACCTTCGTGCCCGGCAATCTCAACGAGCTGATCATGTCGTTCGGCATGCTGAACAACCTGCCGGAGATCAACGCCATCCAGGGCGGCATGCGCAAGCTGTCGGGCGCCTACATCATGGACGCCGAGAAGAACGGTCATTCCGAGGACGTCTGCACCTATGTGAAGGCCGATATCGGCATGATGGGGCGCGGCAACCTGGCCCCCAACGGTCAGCCCTTCCCGGCGCCGGACATGCTGCTGCTCAGCTATACCGGCTGCTACACCTTCATGAAGTGGTTCGAGCTGCTGCGCGAGGAGTACAAGTGCCCGACCGCCATGCTGCACGTCCCTTACGAGGGCGACGGGCATTCGACCAGGAACATGCGCGACTACATCGTCAAGCAGCTGAAAGAGGTGGTCATTCCCACCATGGAGCAGGTGTCGGGGGTCAAGTTCGACATCGACCGCCTGCGCGAATGCCTGAAGCTGTCGGCCAAGGCCGAGGAGGATCTGGTCTGGGTGCTGCAGAGCGCCAAGAACAAGCCGTCGCCCATCGACGCCTATTTCGGCGCGGTCTATTACGTCGGTCCCATCTTCACCGCCTTTCGCGGCACCCAGGACGCGGTGGAGTTCTACCAGATCCTGCGGGCCGAGATCGAGGACCGCATCCGCCAGGGCAAGGGGCCGATCACGCCCGAGGGCGAGATGGGGCCCGAGCGCTATCGACTGGTCACCGAAGGCCCGCCCAACTGGACCCATTTCCGCGAATTCTGGAAGATGCTCTACGACGAGGGCGCGGTGGCGGTGGCCAGCTCCTACACCAAGGTGGGCGGCGTCTACGATTACGACGGCTTCCGCCACGATCCCGACCATCCGCTGGAGAGTCTGGCCGATTACTGCCTGGGCTGCTACACCAACCGCAACCTGCCCGAGCGCATCGACATGCTGTCCAAGTATGTGCAGGATTACGAGGCCGACGGCCTGCTGATCAACTCCATCAAGAGCTGCAACAGCTTCGCCGCCGGCCAGTTGATGATCATGAAGGAAGTGGAGAAGCGCACCGGCAAGCCCGGCGCCTTCGTCGAGACGGATCTGGTGGACCCGCGCTACTTCTCGGCGGCCAACGTCAAGAACCGCCTGGAAAGCTACTTCCAGATGATCGAGCAGAAGCGCCGCGGCGGCGGTTCGGTGCCGCTGGCGGCAGCGCAATAG
- a CDS encoding DUF4167 domain-containing protein, with translation MNPKQRSRGRGPNGGGGKKHGGGGGGGGGGGGGIPNRNQVFDSNGPEGRIRGNAHQVLEKYLSLARDASSQGDRVAAENYYQHAEHYFRVINAQNQNNGRPRQQMPTPAEDQSMGAEGEEDGGGESQARQQAQAPVPGEGEQPDVVMPVEPAEG, from the coding sequence TTGAATCCCAAGCAGCGTTCCCGTGGACGGGGACCCAATGGGGGCGGTGGCAAGAAGCACGGCGGCGGCGGTGGTGGCGGCGGCGGCGGTGGCGGTGGAATTCCCAACCGTAATCAGGTGTTCGACAGCAACGGTCCCGAGGGCCGGATTCGTGGCAACGCCCATCAGGTGCTGGAGAAGTACCTGTCTTTGGCCCGCGACGCCTCGTCCCAGGGTGACCGGGTCGCCGCCGAGAATTACTACCAGCACGCCGAGCACTATTTCCGGGTGATCAACGCCCAGAACCAGAACAACGGCCGTCCCCGCCAGCAGATGCCGACCCCCGCCGAGGATCAGTCCATGGGCGCCGAGGGTGAGGAAGACGGCGGCGGGGAGAGCCAGGCTCGCCAGCAGGCCCAGGCTCCGGTGCCGGGCGAGGGCGAGCAGCCCGACGTGGTCATGCCGGTCGAGCCCGCCGAGGGCTGA
- a CDS encoding MarR family winged helix-turn-helix transcriptional regulator, whose amino-acid sequence MDETAINDTVAADDQLLPLRVWLALFGSVKQIEAVVRTNLRESFGSTLPRFDLLSQLYRSPGGLTMGEISARLMVTNGNVTGLIARLVDEGLVDRLQDADDRRVQWVRLTPKGDRLFSSMAPANQTWVSEAMSAMTDAELRQLQALLGKLKASVAGTETSPGAARAEP is encoded by the coding sequence ATGGATGAGACCGCGATCAACGACACCGTCGCCGCCGACGACCAGCTCCTGCCCTTGCGGGTCTGGCTGGCCCTGTTCGGCTCGGTCAAGCAGATCGAGGCGGTGGTGCGCACCAACCTGCGGGAATCCTTCGGCTCGACCCTGCCGCGCTTCGACCTCTTGTCCCAGCTCTACCGCTCGCCGGGCGGGCTGACCATGGGCGAGATCTCGGCCCGACTGATGGTGACCAACGGCAACGTCACCGGCCTGATCGCCCGGCTGGTGGACGAAGGGCTGGTGGACCGCCTTCAGGACGCCGACGACCGCCGCGTCCAGTGGGTCCGCCTGACGCCCAAGGGCGACAGGCTGTTTTCCAGCATGGCGCCGGCCAACCAGACCTGGGTCAGCGAAGCCATGTCGGCCATGACAGATGCCGAATTGCGCCAGTTGCAGGCCCTGCTGGGCAAGCTGAAGGCCTCGGTGGCGGGGACGGAGACTTCTCCCGGCGCTGCCCGCGCGGAGCCTTAG
- the prmC gene encoding peptide chain release factor N(5)-glutamine methyltransferase: MATAGQTIDAAARRLAAVGIDTAHYDARLMVAEVLGVEMRRLPASHHAELNGGESARLAAMLERRLAREPMSHILGRRGFWTLEFEVTADTLDPRPDTETLIEAVLGALDDKGRPRLLLDFGTGSGCILLTLLSELGHATGLGIDASQAALAVAERNARALGLEGRAEFRLGDWGRGVEGAFDVIASNPPYIPDGDIDGLQPEVARYEPRSALAGGPDGLDCYRRLIPDIARLLAPGGIAALEVGEGQAADVSALLAAAGLPGAVARCDLGGVERCVMVRRIK, translated from the coding sequence ATGGCCACCGCCGGCCAGACCATCGACGCCGCCGCCCGGCGGCTGGCGGCGGTGGGCATCGACACCGCCCATTACGACGCCCGCCTGATGGTGGCCGAGGTGCTGGGCGTCGAGATGCGCCGTCTGCCCGCTTCCCACCATGCCGAGCTGAACGGTGGGGAAAGCGCCCGTCTCGCCGCCATGCTGGAGCGCCGGCTGGCCCGCGAGCCCATGTCCCATATCCTGGGCCGCCGGGGGTTCTGGACGCTGGAATTCGAGGTGACGGCCGATACCCTGGATCCGCGCCCCGACACCGAAACCCTGATCGAGGCGGTGCTGGGCGCCCTGGACGACAAGGGGCGGCCCCGGCTTCTGCTGGATTTCGGCACCGGTTCGGGCTGCATCCTGCTCACCTTGCTGTCGGAGCTGGGCCACGCCACGGGCTTAGGGATCGACGCCAGCCAAGCCGCTTTGGCGGTGGCGGAGCGCAACGCCCGCGCCCTGGGGCTGGAGGGGCGCGCCGAGTTCCGCCTGGGCGACTGGGGGCGGGGAGTGGAGGGTGCGTTCGACGTCATCGCCTCCAATCCCCCCTATATTCCCGACGGCGACATCGACGGCCTGCAGCCCGAGGTGGCGCGCTACGAGCCGCGTTCGGCCCTGGCCGGCGGCCCCGATGGCCTCGACTGCTATCGCCGCCTGATCCCCGACATCGCCCGTCTGCTGGCGCCGGGCGGAATCGCCGCCCTGGAGGTGGGAGAGGGCCAGGCCGCCGATGTGTCCGCCCTGCTGGCGGCGGCCGGGCTGCCCGGCGCCGTCGCCCGGTGCGACCTGGGCGGCGTCGAGCGCTGCGTCATGGTGCGGCGCATAAAATAA
- a CDS encoding molybdopterin-binding protein produces the protein MIFGAVPLERAEGLILAHTMLVDGHKLIKGRRLGADDLDALRAAGLSEVTGCMVGPGDLDENEAAREVAQALAGEGVKLSPASTGRCNLFSRHHGVLAIDAERIGRLNRVDEAVTTATAQPWSVVEPGQRVATVKIIPFAVEAGIVHAAIAAAGTTPIRIHPFRPRPVGLVLTAVPTTSQADLDGAAAVARQRVEGLGGRLGREVRCPHNPEALEQAIPQALEGGCELLLISGALVTTDRRDMVPDAIVRAGGAIIHFGMPAEPGNMLLLARIGEVPVLVLPSCARSQALNGLDLILRRIMADIPVSPRSVMEMGVGGLLD, from the coding sequence GTGATCTTCGGGGCGGTTCCCCTCGAGCGGGCCGAAGGACTGATCCTGGCCCACACCATGCTGGTGGACGGCCACAAGCTGATCAAGGGGCGCCGGCTGGGCGCCGACGACCTGGACGCCCTGCGGGCGGCGGGCCTGTCGGAAGTGACCGGCTGCATGGTCGGGCCGGGCGACCTGGACGAGAACGAGGCCGCCAGGGAGGTTGCCCAGGCCCTGGCCGGCGAAGGGGTAAAGCTCAGCCCCGCCTCCACCGGGCGCTGCAACCTGTTCTCCCGCCATCACGGCGTTCTGGCGATCGACGCCGAGCGTATCGGTCGCCTCAACCGGGTGGACGAGGCGGTGACGACGGCCACCGCCCAGCCTTGGTCGGTGGTGGAGCCCGGCCAGCGCGTCGCCACGGTGAAGATCATTCCCTTCGCGGTGGAGGCCGGGATTGTCCACGCCGCAATCGCCGCCGCCGGCACGACACCCATCCGGATCCACCCGTTCCGCCCCCGCCCGGTCGGCCTGGTGCTGACCGCCGTGCCCACCACCTCGCAAGCCGATCTGGACGGAGCCGCGGCCGTCGCCCGCCAGCGGGTCGAAGGACTGGGCGGCCGGCTGGGGCGGGAGGTGCGCTGCCCCCACAATCCCGAGGCGCTGGAGCAGGCCATTCCCCAGGCCCTGGAGGGCGGCTGCGAGCTCTTGCTGATTTCCGGCGCCCTGGTGACCACCGACCGCCGCGACATGGTGCCCGACGCCATCGTCCGGGCCGGCGGCGCCATCATCCATTTCGGCATGCCGGCCGAGCCGGGCAACATGCTGCTGCTGGCCCGGATCGGCGAGGTTCCGGTGCTGGTCCTGCCCAGTTGCGCCCGCTCCCAGGCCCTCAACGGCCTGGACCTCATCCTGCGCCGCATCATGGCCGACATCCCGGTCAGCCCCCGCAGCGTCATGGAGATGGGCGTGGGCGGGCTGCTGGATTAG
- a CDS encoding NnrS family protein, with product MSAQPRPGVLQPSSPLWCGGFRPFYLAGCLYGLLAVGLWAAGHFGDGAATAYGRPLWHAHEMIFGFVAALCGGFILTALPSWAGTATIRGRPLMLLVGVWGLGRAAMLAAPAIPPLAAALLDLAFAPLLLAVAGSQVWGVSNRLYRLLVPILVLLTLGNLAYHLGVLRGDAGLAHGGIRAAYYALMLLFSFVGGLLTPIFTESRLRESEPAAAIGFRRPLEVLAPAGLLLTALTELAGLGGAAVAAAALATALVHALRMATWRSAAVLGSPLLAAMHAGYACLIVSLLLQAAEQGASIPASASIHAFTLGAMGLTKISLMTRVALKHTGRSLHLPAAAIAAFVAMGVAALLRTIAVDGALLAMAALSWAAAIALYLALYGRFLLAPSLPKGAVR from the coding sequence ATGTCCGCGCAGCCTCGTCCAGGGGTCTTGCAGCCCTCCTCGCCACTGTGGTGCGGCGGCTTTCGGCCGTTCTATCTGGCCGGGTGCCTGTACGGCCTGCTCGCCGTGGGGCTGTGGGCGGCCGGGCATTTCGGCGACGGCGCGGCGACGGCCTATGGCCGCCCGCTGTGGCACGCCCACGAGATGATCTTCGGCTTCGTCGCCGCCCTGTGCGGCGGCTTCATCCTGACCGCCCTGCCCAGCTGGGCGGGAACCGCCACAATCCGGGGCCGCCCGCTGATGCTGCTGGTGGGGGTCTGGGGCCTGGGCCGCGCCGCCATGCTGGCCGCACCCGCCATTCCGCCCCTGGCGGCCGCCCTGCTCGACCTGGCCTTCGCACCGCTGCTGCTGGCGGTGGCCGGCTCCCAGGTCTGGGGAGTCTCCAACCGCCTTTACCGCCTGCTGGTTCCCATCCTGGTCCTGCTGACGCTCGGCAACCTCGCCTACCATCTCGGCGTGCTGCGGGGCGATGCCGGACTGGCCCATGGCGGCATCCGCGCCGCCTATTACGCCCTGATGCTGCTGTTCAGCTTCGTCGGCGGATTGCTGACCCCCATCTTCACCGAATCGCGCCTGCGTGAAAGCGAGCCGGCCGCCGCCATCGGCTTTCGCCGTCCGCTGGAGGTGCTGGCCCCGGCCGGATTGCTGCTCACCGCCCTGACCGAGCTGGCCGGCCTGGGCGGAGCGGCCGTCGCCGCGGCGGCGCTGGCCACCGCCCTCGTCCATGCGCTGCGCATGGCGACGTGGCGAAGCGCCGCTGTCCTCGGCTCTCCCCTGCTGGCCGCCATGCATGCCGGCTACGCCTGCCTGATCGTCTCGCTGCTCTTGCAGGCGGCGGAACAGGGCGCAAGCATCCCCGCCTCGGCCTCGATCCACGCCTTCACCCTGGGCGCCATGGGACTGACCAAGATCAGCCTGATGACCCGGGTGGCGCTGAAGCATACCGGGCGTTCGTTGCACCTGCCCGCCGCCGCCATCGCCGCCTTCGTCGCCATGGGAGTGGCCGCCCTGCTCAGGACCATCGCCGTCGACGGCGCCCTGCTGGCCATGGCGGCTCTGTCATGGGCCGCCGCCATCGCCCTTTATCTCGCGCTCTACGGCCGCTTCCTGCTGGCGCCCAGCCTGCCCAAAGGGGCCGTGCGGTGA
- the prfA gene encoding peptide chain release factor 1: protein MNLEPQFDKVLYRHDEVRAQLSSGEGLDSQTIQRLSKELSELDPVVAAIQAFRKAREDMVQAAEMMNDPDMKDLAEEEFYGLKERLPALEREVQIMLLPKDEADEKNAIIEVRAGTGGEEAALFAAELFRMYERYASIHGWRFEVMDVNDTGIGGVKEASATITGRNVFARLKFESGVHRVQRVPATESQGRIHTSAATVAIMPEAEEVDIQLNDSDLRFDVYRSQGSGGQSVNTTDSAVRVTHIPTGLAVACQQEKSQHKNKATALKLLRARLYERERSAKDAERAAARKSQVGSGDRSERIRTYNFPQGRVTDHRINMTLYKIDAVMSGDALDELVEALVAADQAERLAEME, encoded by the coding sequence ATGAATCTCGAACCGCAATTCGACAAGGTGCTGTATCGCCACGACGAGGTCCGGGCGCAATTGTCCTCGGGCGAGGGGCTGGATTCCCAGACCATCCAGCGCCTGTCCAAGGAATTGTCCGAGCTGGACCCGGTGGTGGCCGCCATCCAGGCCTTCCGCAAGGCGCGCGAGGACATGGTCCAGGCCGCCGAGATGATGAACGACCCGGACATGAAGGATCTGGCCGAGGAGGAGTTCTACGGGCTGAAGGAGCGGCTGCCCGCGCTGGAGCGCGAAGTGCAGATCATGCTGCTGCCCAAGGACGAGGCGGACGAGAAGAACGCCATCATCGAGGTCCGCGCCGGCACCGGCGGCGAGGAGGCCGCCCTGTTCGCCGCCGAACTGTTCCGCATGTACGAGCGCTATGCCTCGATCCACGGCTGGCGCTTCGAGGTGATGGACGTCAACGACACCGGCATCGGCGGCGTCAAGGAGGCTTCGGCCACCATCACCGGGCGCAACGTCTTCGCGCGGCTCAAGTTCGAATCCGGCGTCCATCGGGTGCAGCGGGTGCCCGCCACCGAATCCCAGGGCCGCATCCACACCTCGGCCGCCACCGTGGCCATCATGCCGGAAGCCGAGGAGGTGGACATCCAGCTCAACGATTCCGACCTGCGCTTCGACGTCTACCGCAGCCAAGGCTCGGGCGGGCAGTCGGTCAACACCACCGATTCGGCGGTGCGCGTCACCCACATCCCCACCGGCCTGGCCGTGGCCTGCCAGCAGGAAAAGAGCCAGCACAAGAACAAGGCCACGGCCTTGAAGCTGCTGCGTGCCCGGCTCTACGAGCGCGAGCGCTCGGCCAAGGACGCCGAGCGCGCCGCTGCCCGCAAGAGCCAGGTGGGCTCGGGCGACCGCTCGGAACGCATCCGCACCTACAACTTCCCGCAGGGCCGGGTCACCGACCACCGCATCAACATGACGCTCTACAAGATCGACGCGGTGATGAGCGGCGACGCCCTGGACGAGTTGGTCGAAGCCCTGGTCGCCGCCGATCAGGCCGAACGTCTGGCCGAGATGGAATGA
- a CDS encoding RidA family protein — MAAKGTVVAVAGQVGWTPDRRLAGPDFVAQAAQALENIRTVLAEAGGKPEHIIRMTWFVTSKSAYLADREGLGRVYRSVMGKHYPAMTAVQVVALMVQDALVEIEATAVIPDREDGATGA, encoded by the coding sequence GTGGCCGCCAAGGGCACGGTGGTGGCCGTCGCCGGGCAGGTGGGGTGGACCCCCGACCGTCGGCTGGCCGGGCCGGATTTCGTCGCCCAGGCCGCCCAAGCGCTGGAGAATATCCGCACCGTGCTGGCCGAGGCGGGGGGAAAGCCCGAGCACATCATCCGCATGACCTGGTTCGTCACCAGCAAGTCGGCCTATCTTGCCGACCGCGAGGGGCTGGGCCGGGTCTACCGCTCGGTGATGGGCAAGCATTATCCGGCCATGACGGCGGTCCAGGTGGTCGCCCTGATGGTCCAGGACGCCCTGGTGGAAATCGAGGCCACTGCGGTCATTCCCGACCGGGAGGACGGCGCCACGGGAGCGTGA
- the hemA gene encoding glutamyl-tRNA reductase gives MSGSAHRLVVVGANHRSASLSLRDALFVDDAAAPAFLEGLKRAGLAEALVLATCDRVEIWAEDMDPAHAARLVGEALAVRAELQPAVLSSHLYTLSGGDAVRHGFTVTASLDSLVIGEPHVTGQVKAAHRLARDAGCCGGELDHFLQAAFAVAKRVRSETSIGEGPVSIAAAAVQTARDLHGDLGGLRVLLVGTGEMGELVAESLLAAGAKDISVTAPRAARAEAVAKSLEGHVLAFEELRESLASFDVVLTCVGARTVSVTAEMVTNALKKRRRKPVFLVDAGIPGDIEPAVNRVDGAFLYDLADLEKVALEGRATREAAARAARDIVEAEAQAFLRGRAARAAVPAIVALRARFDEVREQVLAEAGNDAAEATRLLVNRLAHAPSEAMKDIASEGAEWRAMEKTLRILFRLDE, from the coding sequence GTGAGTGGGTCCGCGCATCGTCTGGTCGTCGTCGGCGCCAACCATCGGTCGGCGTCGTTGTCCCTGCGCGATGCGCTGTTCGTCGACGACGCCGCCGCTCCGGCCTTTCTCGAAGGCCTGAAGCGGGCCGGGCTGGCCGAGGCCCTGGTGCTGGCCACCTGCGACCGCGTCGAGATCTGGGCCGAGGACATGGACCCCGCCCACGCCGCCCGGCTGGTGGGCGAGGCCCTGGCCGTCCGGGCCGAATTGCAGCCCGCGGTGCTTTCCTCCCATCTCTACACCCTGTCGGGCGGCGACGCCGTGCGCCACGGCTTCACCGTCACCGCCTCGCTGGATTCCCTGGTGATCGGCGAGCCCCATGTCACCGGTCAGGTCAAGGCCGCCCACCGTCTGGCCCGCGACGCCGGATGCTGCGGCGGCGAGCTGGACCATTTCCTCCAGGCCGCCTTCGCCGTGGCCAAACGGGTGCGCAGCGAGACCTCCATCGGCGAGGGCCCCGTCAGCATCGCCGCCGCCGCCGTTCAGACCGCCCGCGACCTGCACGGCGACCTGGGGGGCTTGCGCGTCCTGCTGGTGGGGACCGGCGAGATGGGCGAACTGGTGGCGGAAAGCCTGCTGGCCGCCGGGGCGAAGGACATCTCGGTCACCGCGCCCCGCGCCGCCCGCGCCGAGGCGGTGGCCAAATCCCTGGAAGGCCATGTGCTGGCCTTCGAGGAGTTGCGGGAATCCCTGGCTTCCTTCGACGTGGTGCTGACCTGCGTCGGCGCGCGCACCGTCTCGGTGACCGCCGAGATGGTGACCAACGCCCTGAAAAAGCGCCGCAGGAAGCCGGTCTTCCTGGTGGATGCCGGCATTCCCGGCGACATCGAACCGGCGGTGAACCGGGTGGACGGCGCCTTCCTCTACGATCTGGCCGACCTGGAGAAGGTGGCGCTGGAAGGCCGCGCCACCCGCGAGGCTGCGGCGCGGGCGGCCCGCGACATCGTCGAGGCCGAGGCTCAGGCCTTCTTGCGGGGCCGTGCGGCGCGGGCCGCCGTGCCGGCCATCGTCGCCCTTCGCGCCCGCTTCGACGAAGTCCGTGAACAGGTCCTGGCCGAGGCGGGCAATGACGCCGCCGAGGCCACGAGGCTGCTGGTCAACCGCTTGGCTCACGCGCCATCCGAGGCCATGAAGGACATCGCGTCCGAAGGGGCCGAGTGGCGCGCCATGGAAAAGACGCTGCGGATTCTGTTCCGCCTGGATGAGTAG
- a CDS encoding hemerythrin domain-containing protein has product MPNWDHDDCDPVIEAEHTRLYRMMNRLEPVIIEGRSEAKVARAIHMLQERMADHFQMEEELFITADWASRQVMIRDHRDLLSMLAALADIPPHDGEARRRLFTDFLEALTRHDNNVDAPLFSRKH; this is encoded by the coding sequence ATGCCCAATTGGGATCACGATGATTGCGACCCGGTCATCGAGGCCGAACATACCCGCCTGTACCGCATGATGAACCGGTTGGAGCCGGTCATCATCGAAGGACGGAGCGAGGCCAAGGTGGCGCGCGCCATCCACATGCTGCAAGAGCGCATGGCCGACCATTTCCAGATGGAAGAGGAATTGTTCATCACCGCCGACTGGGCGTCGCGCCAGGTGATGATCCGCGATCACCGCGATTTGTTGAGCATGCTGGCCGCCCTGGCGGACATTCCACCCCATGACGGCGAGGCGCGGCGCAGGCTGTTCACCGATTTCCTGGAAGCGCTGACACGCCACGACAACAACGTGGACGCGCCGCTCTTTTCACGCAAACACTGA